GTCGCGATGGGCTGCAAAGCAGCCCCGGCCATCTCAGCCCCTGAACAGATCCTGCCCCAGCACCAGTGTCTGCCCAACACCCTCCAGCCTTACCCGAGCCCCAGCGGCAAGCACAAATCGCGAACGTCGGGGTAACGCGCCCCTCTGTAGGAGCGGCCTTGTGTCGCGATGGGCTGCAAAGCAGCCCCGGCCATCTCAGCCCCTGAACAGACCCTGCTCCAGCACCAGTGTCTGCCCAACACTATCCAGCCTTACCCGAGCCCCCAGCGGCAAGCACACATTCGGATCACAATGCCCGCTGCGCCACCCGGCCAGCACCGGTACCCCGAGCGGGCCGAAGGTATCCAGCAGCAGTGGCGTCATCGCCGCCACGGTGATCCCGGCAAAGTCCCCCACCAGCACGCCACGCACCCCCTCCAGCTTGCCGGCCAGGCGCAGCTGCGTCAGCAAGCGGTCGACCCGGTACAGCGGCTCGTTGACGTCCTCGATGAACAGGATGCTGTCTTGGGTGTCGACTTGCGCCAGCGTCCCCAGCGTGGAGCCGAGCAACGACAGGTTGCCGCCGACCAGCCTGCCACTGGCCGTGCCCGGCACCACGCAGGTCAGTGGATAAGCCGACGGATGAGCGATCGCGTCTCCCGCCCGCAAGCGCCCGCCCAATTGCTCGAACAATGAGCGAACGGTCGGCTCCTGCTTGCCGCCCAGCAAGTCGGCGTTGAGCATGGCGCCATGAAAGGTGACCAGCCCAGTATGCCGGTTGAGCGCCGAATGCAGAGCGGTGATGTCGCTGTAGCCCACCAGCGGCTTGGGATGGCGACGGATCAGTTCGAAGTCGACCCGGTCCAGCAGGCGCATGCTGCCGTAACCGCCGCGCATGCACAGGATGGCGTCGATGTCCGGGGCACTGAACGCATCGTGCAGGTCACGCAGGCGCTGCTCGTCGCTGCCGGCGAGGTACCCGTCCGCTTGCAGTACGCCGGGGTAGATACGGCATTGCAGGCCACGGCTTTCGAACCACAGCCGCGCCTTGTCAGTATCCAGCCGCGCCGGCCCGGCCGGGGCGATGATGGCGAAGCGGGCGTTGTCAGGCAGGGCCTTGGGCAACAGGTACTCGGCAGTTTCCAGGCAATTCATCACGCCACTCCTTGCAGCTTGTCGCTTGAAACTTCTAGCTCAAAAAAAATGCCGATGCCGCCTTCCAGCGCGCATCGGCATGTCTCGCTCAAGCTCGCTTCAGAGCTTGATCTTGGCTTCGTGAGCCTGCTGGTCGGCGTGGTACGACGAACGCACCAACGGGCCGGAGGCGACGTTCTTGAAGCCCATCTTGTAGCCTTCCTCGGCGAACCAGGCGAAGGTGTCCGGGTGCACGAAGCGCTGCACCGGCAGGTGGTTGCGCGACGGTTGCAGGTACTGGCCCAGGGTCAGCATGTCGATGTCGTGCTCGCGCATGCGCTGCATCACCTCGATCACCTCTTCGTCGGTCTCGCCCAGGCCGAGCATCAGGCCGGACTTGGTCGGCACGTGCGGGACCATCTGCTTGAACTTCTGCAGCAGGTCCAGCGACCAGTCGTAGTCCGAACCCGGGCGCGCGGCCTTGTACAGGCGCGGCACGGTCTCGAGGTTGTGGTTGAACACATCCGGCGGGGTCTGCGCGGTGATTTCCAGCGCCACGTCCATGCGCCCACGGTAGTCCGGCACCAGGGTTTCCAGCTGCACGCCCGGCGACAGCGCGCGAATCTCGCGGATACAGTCGGCGAAGTGCTGGGCACCGCCATCACGCAGGTCGTCGCGGTCCACCGAGGTGATCACCACGTACTTCAGGCGCAGGTCGGCGATGGCCACGGCCAGGTTCTTCGGCTCGTCGAGGTCCAGCGGCTTCGGCCGGCCGTGGCCGACGTCGCAGAACGGGCAGCGACGGGTGCAGATATCGCCCATGATCATGAAGGTGGCGGTACCGCCAGAGAAGCACTCGCCCAGGTTCGGGCAGGAGGCCTCTTCGCAGACGCTGTGCAGCTTGTGCTTGCGCAGCAGTTGCTTGATGCGGTCGACCTCCGGCGAAACCGGGATGCGCACGCGGATCCAGTCGGGTTTCTTCGGCAGTTCTTCGGTGGGGATGATCTTCACCGGGATGCGCGCGACCTTCTCGGCGCCACGCAGCTTCACGCCCGCCTCGACTTTCTTCGGCGCGGGGCGCGGGGTGACGTCTTGCGTCGGGATCAGGTTCGGCACGGCTTCTTGCACAGTTGTCATAATCAGTCGATTCCGCCCGTCAGGGTCGTCTGCTCAGCATAGTCGAGGTGCCTGACCAGCTGTCCGCGCAGCCTTGTCCTGACCTCGTCGAGTTCGATCGGGCCTGCCAGGTCGCGCAGCTGGGTCATGGCCAGCCCCGCATACCCACAGGGGTTGATTCGGCGGAATGGCGCAAGGTCCATGTCCACGTTCAAGGCAAGGCCGTGGAACGAACGGCCGTTGCGAATTCGAAGGCCAAGTGACGCGATCTTCGCGCCATCGACATAGACGCCAGGGGCGTCGGGTTTTGCCAGCGCCTGCACGCCGTAGCTGGCGAGCAGGTCGATGAGGGTCAGCTCGATGCGGCTGACCAGCTCGCGCACGCCGATGCTCAGGCGTCGTACATCCAGCAGCAGGTAGGCCACCAGCTGGCCGGGGCCATGGTAGGTGACCTGGCCGCCGCGGTCGGTCTGCACCACCGGGATCTCGCCAGGCACCAACAAGTGCTCGGCCTTGCCGGCCTGGCCCTGGGTGAACACGGGAGGATGCTCGACCAGCCAGACTTCGTCCAGGCTGTCCGGGCCACGCTGCTCGGTAAAGCGGCGCATGGCCTCCAGCACCGGCTCATAGGGCTGCAGGCCAAGGTCGCGAATACCGAGCACGCCAGGCATCACAGCACCATTTTCACGATGCCGGTAGCACGCAGGGCGCTGTTGATGTCGTGCAACTGGTCCTCACCGGTGGCAACGATATGCAGCTGCACCGTGGTGTACTTGCCTTCCTTGCTCTGGCGTTCGGCCAGGGTCGACAGGTCGACCTTGGCGTACTTGCTGAGGATCTCGATCACCGTGTCCTTGAAGCCGACAACGGTATCGCCGATCACCTTGATCGGGTAATCCTCGCAGGGGAATTCGATCTTGTGCGACTTGACGTCTTCTTCGCTCATGGCGGTAACGGCCTCGTAAGCCGTGGCAGCAACAGCGCCCCCGCCTGGTTCACAGGGGCGTGGCGGTCACGTATCAGTTGAACAAACCGTAGAAGAACAGACGGATGCTGTCCCACATGCGGCCGAAGAAACCCGCTTCCTCGACGCCGTCGAGGGCGATGAGGTCAGCGCTGTGAACCACTTTCTCGTCCAGTTTGACTTCCACTTTGCCGATCACGTCACCTTTGGCGATCGGTGCGGTCAGTTGCGGGTTCATGGTCATCGAAGCCATCAGACGCTTAAGCTGGCCTTTAGGCATGGTCATGGTCAGGTCGTTGGCCAGACCCGCCTTGACC
The window above is part of the Pseudomonas muyukensis genome. Proteins encoded here:
- a CDS encoding S66 peptidase family protein, producing MNCLETAEYLLPKALPDNARFAIIAPAGPARLDTDKARLWFESRGLQCRIYPGVLQADGYLAGSDEQRLRDLHDAFSAPDIDAILCMRGGYGSMRLLDRVDFELIRRHPKPLVGYSDITALHSALNRHTGLVTFHGAMLNADLLGGKQEPTVRSLFEQLGGRLRAGDAIAHPSAYPLTCVVPGTASGRLVGGNLSLLGSTLGTLAQVDTQDSILFIEDVNEPLYRVDRLLTQLRLAGKLEGVRGVLVGDFAGITVAAMTPLLLDTFGPLGVPVLAGWRSGHCDPNVCLPLGARVRLDSVGQTLVLEQGLFRG
- the lipA gene encoding lipoyl synthase, giving the protein MTTVQEAVPNLIPTQDVTPRPAPKKVEAGVKLRGAEKVARIPVKIIPTEELPKKPDWIRVRIPVSPEVDRIKQLLRKHKLHSVCEEASCPNLGECFSGGTATFMIMGDICTRRCPFCDVGHGRPKPLDLDEPKNLAVAIADLRLKYVVITSVDRDDLRDGGAQHFADCIREIRALSPGVQLETLVPDYRGRMDVALEITAQTPPDVFNHNLETVPRLYKAARPGSDYDWSLDLLQKFKQMVPHVPTKSGLMLGLGETDEEVIEVMQRMREHDIDMLTLGQYLQPSRNHLPVQRFVHPDTFAWFAEEGYKMGFKNVASGPLVRSSYHADQQAHEAKIKL
- the lipB gene encoding lipoyl(octanoyl) transferase LipB, giving the protein MPGVLGIRDLGLQPYEPVLEAMRRFTEQRGPDSLDEVWLVEHPPVFTQGQAGKAEHLLVPGEIPVVQTDRGGQVTYHGPGQLVAYLLLDVRRLSIGVRELVSRIELTLIDLLASYGVQALAKPDAPGVYVDGAKIASLGLRIRNGRSFHGLALNVDMDLAPFRRINPCGYAGLAMTQLRDLAGPIELDEVRTRLRGQLVRHLDYAEQTTLTGGID
- a CDS encoding DUF493 domain-containing protein: MSEEDVKSHKIEFPCEDYPIKVIGDTVVGFKDTVIEILSKYAKVDLSTLAERQSKEGKYTTVQLHIVATGEDQLHDINSALRATGIVKMVL